Part of the Flammeovirga agarivorans genome is shown below.
TATCATGGTTTTCATCAGTGGTACGAATCTGTTCAGTTCTACCATTTACTTCAAAATCCCAGACATATTCACCTCCTGTAGATGCGCCCGATGATAAATTTTGGATTGTAATAGAATTAGGATCGCAGACATCTGTGATGAGGAGGTCAAAATTAGCTCTTGGGATAATAACATTGATCTTTTGGAACACTGGATCGGTTTCACAACCATCTTGTCTAGCCCAAAATCCAACGATATACTCTCCATCATCTAAATCGTCATAGGTAAATTGCCCATCACCACCAACATTGTTAGCTGGAGTCCAATTAGGGTTATTGACATCCGCTACGTTATAATCCCAAAAGTATTGAATATCATTATCAGGAATCGAACTAACAGTTGTGTTATTAAAGTCGACTACTGTTCCATTACACACATTTGGTTCTATCAATCCATCATTTCCATCAATTTCAATAGAGAAAGCTAGGTTGATTTTCTCCCCAACTCTTAATACTTCAGTGACAGTAGAAGTACATCCATTACCAAAATCTAGATCAATAGTGATGTCGTATTCATCTGCTGCTAGATTACTTAAATTAAAGGTAGTGTTTGAGCTATTGTCGTTAAACCCTGTATTTCTACCATTTATGGTCCAAGTCCTTGATACCGATGTATCAGTAATAGGACTGCCATTTTGAGTTAAAGAATAATCTAAATCTAAACTATGAAATTCACAATCATCAATAATACCGTCAATTGACACAACAATGGGAGTTGATGTAATAACTATTTCGTCTATCACACACTCACCAAAGTCGTTGGCAACTAATTCGATAGTATAAGTTCCATAACTAGAAAATGTATAGGAAGGAGTGGTGTTATTCACTTCATCCTGATCATTAGTACCCTTTAATCGCCAAAAAAAGTTGGTCACATTATTTAGGTTATCTATTCCTAAATTAACGGTGAAATTATTATCAGTACAAAACTCTGTTTGATCTGCGGTAATTGAAATTCCGCTTAACGTCATAGGAGGTACAGTAATCACCTCACTGTAAGCACATCCATTATCCAATGTACTTGTGATTGTATATTGAATATTAGCATTTGTAGAATTGGTAAAGTTGTGACTTACACTGTTTGGAAGTTGTGTAGTTTGTGTTGAACTGCCATCACCAAAATCCCAAGTAATATTATCACCGTCTAAATTACTTGGAAGAGTAGGAGTAAAAGTAACGGGATAAAAAGCACAAAACGATGAAGGTTCGGTCACAGTAAACATATCTGTACCAACTCCAATAGAAACTGGAATAGTTTCACTTACAGGACAACCGCCATTATCAGCAGAAACTGTTACGGTATAGTTATCGCCATTGGCAATGTCAAAAGTATGAGACACATTTTGACCAGTAGCTGTACTACCATCACCAAAGTCCCAAATATACTCATCATCAGGTAGTGTCACGGGAGTATTTGATCCATCAGCAAGAATAGCAGAGACGGAAAAGTTTTCAGTATGAGTATTTAAACAACTAACAACCTCTTCAGGGTTTAATTGAAGCTCTACAATATCAGTAATGACAATTTTTGTGTGAATTTCACTATTGATATAACAACCATTGTCCGTAGTACCAACCAGGTAAGCGACATATCCTCCGGGGTTAGCAGGTAATGGGTTAGAATAGACACCTTCTGTTAATGTTTGACCATTGATAAGAAACTGAAGTCCATTAACATTGATAGTTGATGTTTTAGTAAATGCGACCTGTGTTCCAGTACATCCTTGGTAAACACTTGCTTCAAATTCTACTTCTGGAGCAGGGAAGATCGTCACATCTCCTGTTAATACTTTCTCTCCACCACCTTGATCGAATGTTGCCGTAATGGTATATACAATGGTATTGTCAGAAGTATTGAAAAATATCTTTGTAGGGTTTGTATTGCCATAAATAATGGGACTACCATCACCAAAATCCCATCTTAAATTGGTGATACTACCATTACCTTGTTCATCAATATAGAATTTTGAATTGAAGTTATTACATCCACCAAGGTCACTTGGAAAAGGATTGCCAGCATTTTGGTTACCCACCATGAGCTGCTGTGCATATATATCAGGAACAAAAAATAAAGTAAGTAAAAATAAAAGTAATATATCGTAAATCCTCAGTTTCATTTTGTATGTCGTTTATCAATGTTACAGGTTTGGAATAGGACATTTATCTGTCGGTACACCTACTTTGCCTTTTTTCTTTTTCTTTCTGTAATCAGGGTAGAAATTCATATCATATCTAAGTGATAATTCATGTGAATTTCCTTCAGAAACACTAAGACCTCCAATAGGGTGATCATAACTATATCCAATAGTAAATCGCTTTAATTGTACACCACTCATGATGACAATTGCATCTTGATTAAATTGAGAAGGGTGTTCGTTATCTTTAATTATTAATCCTCTATACCATAATCCTAAAATAATAGGATGATAATTTAAATTGACGCCAGTTGACAGCTGATCTTTTCTTCCTTGAGACTGGTAATGCATCATAAAACTTACCGTTCTATCATCATAGTTTCCAATAGTGCCATGCCAACGATAGGTAAGGGGAATTCTATAGCCAGCATTCATACTGAAGCGAAGAGGAAGGTTATCTTGCCCTACCTCATATCTTGAAATATTTGGTTGATTGATGTGGAAGAAGGAAACACCTACCCAAAAGTCTTTTCCATAAAACATTGTACCCGCAGAAATATCCGGGTAAATCCTACTATCCCTATCCACTCGATCACCAGTTGGATTACCAGTGATACCATCGTCATCAATTTGATCACCAAAAAGAAGGTGGTAAAACCCTAAAGATGATTGTTCAAAACCTAATTGTAATCC
Proteins encoded:
- a CDS encoding PorP/SprF family type IX secretion system membrane protein, which produces MRKQITKVIHFFFWLTLLLYNQYSHAQDAHLSQYYAAPLYLNPALVGTAGDGRANINYRNQWVGLPSNYSTFLASFDTPIPKKNIGVGVSLHQDVLAQNSGAVMDRFIFNATGGYKLQITNKYQLSFGLQLGFEQSSLGFYHLLFGDQIDDDGITGNPTGDRVDRDSRIYPDISAGTMFYGKDFWVGVSFFHINQPNISRYEVGQDNLPLRFSMNAGYRIPLTYRWHGTIGNYDDRTVSFMMHYQSQGRKDQLSTGVNLNYHPIILGLWYRGLIIKDNEHPSQFNQDAIVIMSGVQLKRFTIGYSYDHPIGGLSVSEGNSHELSLRYDMNFYPDYRKKKKKGKVGVPTDKCPIPNL